The Streptomyces taklimakanensis nucleotide sequence GCCTGTGGCCCGAGGAGGAGGTGGTCGCCGTGGCCCGCTCCCTGGCCGGGCGCACCGGTGCCCGCGTCACCCTCACCGAGAAGGTCGAGGAGGGCGTGCTCGGCGCGGACTTCGTCGCCACCGACGTGTGGGTGTCGATGGGGGAGCCCAAGGAGGTCTGGGAGGAGCGCGTGGAACTGTTGCGTCCCTACGCCGTCACCATGGACGTGCTGCGCGCCACCGACAATCCGGCGGTCCGCTTCCTGCACTGCCTGCCCGCCTTCCACGACCTGGGTACGGCCGTGGGCCGGGAGATCCACCAGCGGTACGGCCTGGAGTCGTTGGAGGTGACGGACGAGGTGTTCGAGTCCGAGCACTCGGTCGTCTTCGACGAGGCCGAGAACCGCATGCACACCATCAAGGCGGTCATGGTCGCCACCCTCGCCGGGGCCTGAGCGCGGACCGGTCGTTCCCTCGCCGGACGAAATCCCGAACCCGGGGAGGGCGCGAGAGAACACGGCGGCGAAGAAGGTGGTGTCCGTGTTCCCGAAACATGGGGCCGAAAAACGGTCGTGGCTCCGGAGCGAGGAGGCACTTCGATGCGGCTGCCCGTTCGGGATCGGACGAGCATCCCGGAAATCACAAGGGGGCACGGTGTCGAAATGTTCGACGCCGCCGAAGTCGTCGAACCGCCTAATGTTTCGAATTCACGAGGGAGTGGGTCGCGGGGAGAACGAGGACGCCGGGAGGCGTTTTTCCTTCCGGCCGCGGGCGGACACGGGAGCGTGGCCCCGGAGTGCTCCGGGACCACGTGGGTCGTTCGGGAACGACGGGTCAGCAGCCGTTGCGCAGCCGGTTCCAGGTCACCGGACCGACGATGCCGTCGGCGGAGATCCGGCAGGTGCGCTGAAAGTCGACGACGGCCGCCCTGGTCGCCGAACCGAAGATGCCGTCGACGCCGCTGGACCCGACGCTGAAGCCCCAGAACCTCAGCAGGCACTGGGCCTCGCGCACGGCGTTGCCCGTGCTGCCCTGGGAGATGGTGGGCGGGGTGACGGCGCCGTGGTAGCCGCAGTAGTAGGCGAGCGCCCCGGCCTTCTCCGCGGGGACGGATTCTATGACGGGCGCGGCGGAGGCGGTGGACATCGACAGGGTGGTGGCTCCGGCGACCAGGGCCGTGACGACGGCCGCGGTGGCGGTGGAGCGACGGAAACGCCTCATCGTGATTCTCTCTGATCGGACGGAATCGGATCTGGCGCAGGAAAAACTAGTGACGGTCCCCGTGTCGCGGAAAGGGGCGATCCGGCCGCGTCGCCGTCCGAGCGGAAAATACCGGCCCCGCTCCCCGACGGTTCGCGCCGGTCCGTTCCGACGTCGCCCGGTGGAGAGCGGGGAGGCAGCCGGGGAAAAGCGTGGGCGGGACGCCGGAAAACCCGTGGTGGTGGGTGGTTCTTTCCGAAAACCCCATACGGCTCCCTGGGTGGCGTGAAGGAAACGGTCGTGGACACCGTCCCGTCGGGCTCCGGGCACCGGGCCACCGCGTTCGGCCGCCGTTGTCAGTGGCCGTGGATAGGGTGCGCGCGACGCGTCCCCGCATCGGAAGGCCCGCCGTGCCCACCTCACCGGCCCCCCGTGACCTCGACGACCTGCCGTACGCGGAGTACCTCGAACCGTTCGGCGGCGAGCCGGAGCGCGATCTCACCCACGACACGCTCCGCTTCGACGGTGACGACTTCCGGGACGTCGACTGCGGCGGGGCCGGCTTCACCGAGTGCGCCTTCACCTCGGTCTCCTTCACCGGCGGGCGCTGCCGCCGGGTCCGGTTCAACGACGTGTGGTTCCACACCGTGCGGTGGGTGGGCACCGATCTGGTCGAGACGAGCTGGATGGACGCCGAGGTCGTCTCCGGGATGCTCGCCGGGGTGGAGGTCCACGGTTCGGCGTTGCGCCGTGTGACGTTCTTCAACTGCAAGTTCGACTCGGTCAACGTCCGGGCCGCCACGCTGCGGGACGTCCACTTCGTGGACTGCCTGCTGCGCGACGTGGACCTGGCCGAGGCGCGGTTGGACGGCGTCACGTTCCCGGGCTCGACCCTGGACGGCGTGCGGTTCGACGGGGCGCGCATGAAGGGGGTGGACCTGCGCGGCGCGGTCGCGCTGGGCGTCGCCTCGGGGCACGGTTCCCTGCGGGGCGCGATCGTCGACGGGGCGCAACTGCTGGACCTGGCCCCCGCGCTCGCCCGTGAGCTGGGCATCGAGGTGCGTGACGGCCGGTGACGCGGGGCGCCGCGACGAGCCGGTGGGGGGGCGCGAGGGCGACCCGAAGCCCGGCCGGGGACAAGGGCGGTCGGCGGGGGGCGACGGGTTCGTCGTCCCGGGCCGGTCCCCCAGGGCATGACGTTCCCGGGGGGCCTCCCGGGCGGAGTCCGGGCAGGAGTCCGCGGGGGGACGGACGCCGCCGAGCAGGCCTCCCGGGAGCTGACCGAGCGGCTTTCGCGTCGCCGTCTTCCCGGTCGTGGCTGATGGCGGATGACCGTCCGACGTTCGAAACGATCACGTGATGATCACGATCGAACGCCGGTTCGCATTCCATGGTCGCGAGGGCGCCACACGGGCTTAAAGTTGGCCGATCACGGGCTCGCGACGACCGGAGCACCGTCATCTCCCCCGGCCACCGGACCCGACGCCGGGGTCATCGTCCACCGAAGCAGGAGAGAACGTACGCCCATGCGAGCCACCGCCATACGCCGTACCGCCGTCGCCGCCTGCGCGGTCTCCCTGGCCCTGCTGGCCACCGCCTGCGGCGGGTCGGAGTCCGACGGCG carries:
- a CDS encoding peptidoglycan-binding domain-containing protein gives rise to the protein MRRFRRSTATAAVVTALVAGATTLSMSTASAAPVIESVPAEKAGALAYYCGYHGAVTPPTISQGSTGNAVREAQCLLRFWGFSVGSSGVDGIFGSATRAAVVDFQRTCRISADGIVGPVTWNRLRNGC
- a CDS encoding pentapeptide repeat-containing protein; translated protein: MPTSPAPRDLDDLPYAEYLEPFGGEPERDLTHDTLRFDGDDFRDVDCGGAGFTECAFTSVSFTGGRCRRVRFNDVWFHTVRWVGTDLVETSWMDAEVVSGMLAGVEVHGSALRRVTFFNCKFDSVNVRAATLRDVHFVDCLLRDVDLAEARLDGVTFPGSTLDGVRFDGARMKGVDLRGAVALGVASGHGSLRGAIVDGAQLLDLAPALARELGIEVRDGR